A stretch of Hippoglossus hippoglossus isolate fHipHip1 chromosome 20, fHipHip1.pri, whole genome shotgun sequence DNA encodes these proteins:
- the en2a gene encoding homeobox protein engrailed-2a, giving the protein MEENDHGNRDVVERQESADESNRAILPLLQAPGNLQIPHRVTNFFIDNILRPDFGKRKDGDADREEGSLASRESHNSPAAPQTEPVGSTVPAEGTSTPHTVTAAKKPAIAAEEPLKPRGENGDQCLSSDSDSSQASSNPASKSQAMLWPAWVYCTRYSDRPSSGPRSRKPKQKTTSKEDKRPRTAFTAEQLQRLKTEFQTNRYLTEQRRQNLAQELGLNESQIKIWFQNKRAKIKKATGPKNGLALHLMAQGLYNHATVTSKDEKSDSD; this is encoded by the exons ATGGAAGAAAATGATCACGGCAACAGAGACGTGGTGGAGCGGCAGGAGTCGGCGGATGAATCCAACAGAGCCATCCTTCCCCTGTTGCAGGCGCCGGGGAACCTGCAGATCCCTCACCGGGTCACCAATTTCTTCATCGACAACATATTGCGGCCGGATTTCGGCAAAAGAAAGGACGGGGACGCAGACCGCGAAGAGGGCAGCCTCGCGTCGCGGGAGAGCCACAACAGCCCCGCCGCGCCCCAGACCGAGCCTGTGGGGAGCACGGTGCCGGCGGAGGGGACCTCCACTCCGCACACAGTTACCGCGGCCAAGAAGCCTGCTATAGCCGCCGAAGAGCCCCTGAAACCCCGCGGGGAGAACGGAGACCAGTGCCTAAGCTCAGACTCAGACAGTTCCCAAGCCAGCTCAAACCCAGCCAGCAAGTCTCAGGCCATGCTGTGGCCAGCCTGGGTCTACTGCACCCGATACTCGGACAGGCCTTCTTCAG GGCCCAGATCCCGCAAACCAAAGCAGAAAACGACCAGCAAAGAGGACAAGCGACCACGGACGGCCTTCACCGCAGAGCAGCTGCAAAGACTAAAAACGGAGTTTCAGACAAACCGGTATCTGACCGAGCAGAGGCGGCAGAACCTGGCGCAGGAACTGGGCCTCAACGAGTCCCAGATCAAGATCTGGTTTCAGAACAAGAGGGCCAAAATCAAGAAGGCCACCGGCCCGAAGAACGGCCTGGCCTTGCACCTGATGGCACAGGGACTTTACAATCACGCCACCGTCACGTCGAAAGACGAAAAATCAGACAGCGATTGA